In Thermotomaculum hydrothermale, a single genomic region encodes these proteins:
- a CDS encoding aminotransferase class IV has product MKILEFLNGIPNTEDFGIFETIKVYNEKPLRLKLHYSRMKKSAEELDIGFIPSYGEFVRHIDNLNLNNKNYLKIIATKRGIFTESGIREIPDKKVKLVLIKDRFVYSKNTYLLHKTTDYRFLKEITELAKKRNCYDGIILNEKGNVTQTGKCNIYFEKQNGEIVTPPLSEGLLPGTIRQIAIKRKLVKEDIIPEKDIKNFKKCFVSNALIGILEADIIF; this is encoded by the coding sequence TTGAAAATTCTTGAATTTTTAAATGGAATACCTAATACTGAGGATTTTGGAATTTTTGAAACTATAAAGGTTTATAATGAAAAGCCTTTGAGGCTTAAGCTACATTATTCAAGAATGAAAAAAAGTGCCGAAGAGTTGGATATAGGCTTTATTCCCTCTTATGGAGAATTTGTAAGACACATTGACAATTTAAATTTAAATAACAAAAACTACCTTAAAATAATTGCAACAAAAAGAGGTATTTTTACTGAAAGTGGCATAAGAGAAATCCCAGATAAAAAAGTAAAATTAGTCTTAATAAAAGATAGATTTGTCTATTCAAAAAACACTTATCTTTTGCACAAGACGACTGATTACAGATTTTTAAAAGAAATAACAGAATTAGCCAAAAAAAGAAATTGTTATGACGGGATAATTTTAAATGAAAAAGGAAATGTCACTCAAACAGGGAAGTGTAATATTTATTTTGAAAAACAAAACGGGGAAATTGTAACTCCCCCATTAAGCGAAGGGCTTTTGCCAGGGACAATCAGGCAGATTGCAATAAAAAGAAAACTTGTTAAAGAAGATATAATCCCAGAAAAAGATATAAAAAACTTCAAAAAATGCTTTGTTTCAAATGCACTAATAGGAATTCTGGAAGCGGATATAATTTTTTAA
- a CDS encoding IF-2B domain-containing protein, which translates to MNLNLEKLLLDEILNDNIHGSSYLLEKTVNLLKGKELSVQLKFAKKIAEKHKGMAYLVNLKDFIEKEQKGCIEFYKEVREAQREVLERFLKYSEGLSISAIATISYSGMVRDALVSLYRKNPFSLFIGESRPANEGVKFAEHLFNSGVKDITLMTDACLLSKIDLYDLIILGCDCFTDSFFVNKTGSRALVLLGKYTNRPVIVLADRFKKIKEEDIVLKTGEKEEIYKGKHSIKVENPYLETVYFTDNVVIFY; encoded by the coding sequence TTGAACTTAAATTTAGAAAAACTGCTTCTTGACGAAATTCTTAATGACAATATTCACGGGTCTTCTTACCTGCTTGAAAAAACTGTTAATTTGTTAAAAGGCAAAGAGTTAAGTGTTCAGCTTAAATTTGCAAAAAAGATTGCTGAAAAACACAAAGGAATGGCTTACCTTGTAAACTTAAAAGATTTTATTGAAAAAGAGCAGAAGGGCTGTATTGAGTTTTACAAAGAGGTAAGGGAGGCACAGAGAGAGGTTTTAGAAAGGTTTTTAAAGTATTCAGAAGGGTTGAGCATTTCTGCAATTGCAACAATAAGTTATTCTGGAATGGTGAGAGATGCTCTTGTATCCCTTTATAGAAAAAATCCTTTTTCATTATTTATTGGTGAATCAAGGCCTGCAAACGAGGGTGTGAAATTTGCTGAGCATCTTTTCAACAGCGGGGTTAAAGATATAACACTTATGACAGATGCCTGTTTGCTATCAAAGATTGATTTGTACGATTTGATTATTTTAGGTTGCGATTGTTTTACAGACAGTTTTTTTGTAAATAAAACAGGAAGCAGGGCTTTGGTTTTACTGGGAAAGTATACAAATAGGCCTGTTATTGTGCTTGCAGACAGATTTAAAAAGATAAAGGAAGAGGATATTGTTTTAAAAACTGGGGAAAAAGAAGAGATTTATAAGGGGAAACACTCTATTAAAGTTGAAAATCCATATCTTGAGACTGTCTATTTTACTGATAATGTTGTAATATTTTACTGA
- a CDS encoding YihY/virulence factor BrkB family protein: MKFLKKLWKIIVNFYKKGLFTISAALSYYAMLAIFPFFIMLVYFSTVFFKKNLSVEKLDSILKLFPPSISQTIVTNIDKIILSGKVFSAISAVFIVYFSFRVFAVLERALSIIYNTKVERGFWIATLKSFVLFVLTAFGLLFLFLISSVIFVIKSKFETITIINSYYILLFLQVIIETLFFALSYKYMSHKKLKWKNVLVGGFVAAFLWEILKHIFGLYIASIKLYFLLYGSIGSIVLLMLWLYYSFLVYLLGAEISEDL, translated from the coding sequence ATGAAGTTTTTAAAGAAGTTATGGAAGATAATTGTAAACTTTTACAAAAAGGGGCTTTTCACCATATCTGCTGCATTGTCTTACTATGCAATGCTTGCTATTTTCCCCTTTTTCATAATGCTTGTGTACTTTTCAACCGTCTTTTTTAAGAAAAACCTTTCAGTTGAAAAACTGGATTCTATACTAAAACTATTCCCCCCGTCAATCTCACAAACAATTGTTACAAACATAGACAAAATCATTCTATCAGGTAAAGTATTCTCAGCAATTTCTGCCGTTTTTATTGTTTACTTTTCCTTCAGGGTTTTTGCTGTTTTAGAAAGGGCTTTAAGTATAATTTACAACACAAAGGTTGAAAGGGGGTTCTGGATAGCAACCTTAAAATCCTTTGTCTTGTTTGTGTTAACTGCTTTTGGGTTACTCTTTTTATTCCTGATTTCATCTGTTATTTTTGTAATAAAAAGCAAATTTGAAACAATAACAATTATAAATTCTTATTATATTTTGTTGTTTTTGCAGGTTATTATTGAAACATTGTTCTTTGCTCTTTCTTACAAGTATATGTCTCATAAAAAATTAAAATGGAAAAATGTTTTGGTAGGTGGCTTTGTTGCGGCATTTTTGTGGGAAATTTTAAAACACATATTCGGGCTTTACATTGCAAGTATTAAGCTTTACTTCCTTCTCTATGGCTCAATCGGTTCAATTGTTTTACTTATGCTGTGGCTATACTATTCTTTTCTTGTTTATCTTTTAGGGGCAGAAATAAGCGAGGATTTATAA